From the Asterias amurensis chromosome 1, ASM3211899v1 genome, the window ATCGTGAAGTAAAACAACCCAAAATAGATTTCAGCTGGTGGTTTGTGTGGTGATGAGAGCGTGATCCGAAGGTGAACGTGTGTTTTGTAAATGTGTATTTTACGCTTTTTATGATGTTTAAGAACTTGCATGTTAAGGATTTCTTTGCCTTGGGGGTGGGAATTTTTGTGGGTGTTTGTGGCGCTGTGCTGTCCAGCCGATGGCGTCGACCAACAGCTTCATCGACAGAACTGAGATTGGAAAAGTTGACTGAGTCCATTGTGGGATTGCAGCAAGAATGGAGGGAGTTTCGAGAAGCAGTCGGGTCGGGAGGTGCTACCAGCTTGAAGAGGGCCAACTCGGGGTTTATCTCAATACATGCAAGCAGTGGAGAAGAAGACGATGATTTCTTTGAAGAGGCTTATGAAGGGTGAGCTTTTTAATTCGGGAATTGTGCacttgttattttaaaacagggctttaaaaatataaaataaattattaatattgtattAATAAAAACTATTAAAATGTACTAAAGTAGTGTAGACTGTAGATAAAGTTTAAACATGTTTGATATGTAAAATAAAGGCGAAAGTGGTGCTGGGCCTAAAAGCTTAACTAAACTTAAGTCTATTTTAGTTTGATGGAAaccagtcccccccccccccccacccccagcaAAGACTAACTACAAAGTCGGCCCCTcacacacaaacttgcctctcTTAGTCAAAGTCTACAATGTATGTCTCGGTGTGCTATCACCATCGCATCACTATAGTTGACTCCAAAATGGTGGGCGTGGCACATTCGCCGCTTGTGACGTCCTTGCAAGGCCAGAGTCAATAGCCAAGGTCAACTGTGCCTCAtgtactttaaaataaaacaggcCAATGCCTTTTTTGTACTCCATTTTCTTCCATTTAATTCCTTTACTTTTTTCCTTCAGGTTTACCACTCCACCTGTCGCTCTACTTTACAAAGATGCAGAGGAGACGACAGAGTTTGAAGGAGAAACGGACCTTGAGCTGTTGGCATTCCTGAGGGAAATTGACAAGTTATTCCTGGGTACAGAAGAGGAACATGAAACGGCCCTTGAGAAATTATTGGCAAAGAGGTTACAGGTATACATTGCTTTATGATAGAACCTTACCTAGCTGGgattattatacacatattgactggcaatgaggtaactagtgtacgtctttTTCCctattgggtactttttgtaacacaaaacacaatttccacaaatttacattaaacttacagggtttgaagataatgatggtagaaagtgTACCTTAAAGTATAgatgctgaggtgttgtagtttctgagaaattagtaaaaaaatgtaatgaaaatttacatgctaaaataatttttgtctcatgatctgtgagacaaaaattattttcatgacattgttttattcatttctcaaaaactacagcacctcagcaagtaatattttcagggaagctttctactatcattatcttcaaactgtgcaagcttagtttaaatctgtggacattgtgttttttgtcctacaaataGTACATAGACCTTTTAATGGGGTTGAATGAGGGTTAAAATTCTGAAGGTTTTTATGATATGTGATTGTGTGCAAGCTGtgcattgttttttattaatggacagattttgttttccattttgatCTCACAGTACTCAAGCAATGTGCATTTCATGTGGAGGCTTGCTAAAGCGCACTTCCTGGCTTCAGATATTGCTACTAAGAATGGAGATGACGCCACCAAGAAAAAGCTGGTATTTGAGggtgagataataataaatatgcAGTTGTTATAATATAGCATCCCGGtggcttttaaagacactggacactattggtaattgtcaaagagaccagtcttctcacttgctgaatctcaacatatgcataaaataaaaaacctgtgaaaatttgagctcaatccgtcatcgaagttgcgagataataatgaaagaaaaaacaccattgtcacacgacgttgtgtgctttcagatgcttgattttgagacctcaacttctaaatctgaggtctcaaaatcaaatttgtcacttcagagggagccgtttctcacaatcaacCTCtcacaatcaacctctccccattacacgttaccaaataaggttttacatgtatgctaataattatcttgattagttaccagtagtgtccactgcctttaacaagtaaCTTTATTTGGTAAAAGTAGCACTGTTAGGGGGGATATTTCATTGACATTGTCCTTTTAAATTTGTGTGTGGTGTagcttgtttttgtgtgtggtgGTAGGCAACCCgccttgacctttgacattcaCCAGTTAGAGTGTGCCCTTTTGATTTGTGTTGTATTAAATTGGTGATTGCGCTGTGCTAGTAGTATCTTTTGAATTGCTACTCACATACTGATTAAATCTGTTGCAGACGAGCTTAATTATAATTTACATTTAGACATCCTTCGGTggatacattttattttattttatttggccgaTGCTCATCCGTTAGTAGATGGAGGATagttcagtctcctgacgatgactagagcaagctagtcgaaacgtttaGACCAATTTTACGAACTGACTCCGTGGCAGTACAGTTTATCACGATccaataagctaaagtagtagtctcagcctatttctataccatctgcccgggtaacagttaaaaagcaggacagttcttttcagaactgagaagtctcccgaacccccgaacatctactcagcagtagtagaataaagcaagacagttctctaagaacaaactctacctggaaaGTAGATACACAATAGGTGTtaatgcaaaccaaatatatattgatacctcaccatgcaatgcctcaaatcctatatagggTAGTTCTTCCTTCGCTCCACTTCAAATACAGGGGTACCACTAGAAGCAAACTTTGATCAAGATATTTTCACTTTTagctggagctgtttctctACTTCTAATCTTCTTTCAGGTAAAGACTATGCTTTCCAAGCTATCGCTATTGAGGATCAGAGTGCCGATGCCCATAAGTGGTACGGCCTCTTGATCGGACTGGCAACAGACTACGTCTCAAACCAAGAGAGGATTAAACTAGGGTATGACTTCAAGGTAATGTTCGTTTTACTCCTTAGTGGTGACAACAAGATTACCGGATTAATAAAAGCACTTTTCAGTTCGCCCATTTTACTCGgtatttgaaattaaaaagttgcatcccatTTAAGGTGATCCCCAGGCTGCCGATTCCCATGTTGTATCAAGATCCCTGGCTACACTTCAGCTAATAGTTTTGCAGGACTTCATATTGGCACCCTGAGCATAggttttgacaaaataggaagaccgcCGACATCGTTGtcgaaagctcagttggtagagggcCACATTAACTTGGAAATCGAACGGTGCAAACTGAGTCGGGGTTAAGACACTTGTTTCTTGAAGCTAGACCCTTGACCATTATATctgcgtccttcagatgggaagTAAAGACATGGTTCTTGTGCGTTGTGTTATGTATTTCAttaacccagtgtacttatcgtaaagagaagggattcgctCCGGTGTTCCtgatttgattggcagcatattgcgtcacagcaccttgtaaaccatgacAAGGTGCTGCAAAAGGAATTGTTCTCATACTTCAAAGCGTAGCTCcatataccttgcaggaaaagtACTGAGCACTCTCTGGGAGGGCCATCAGGTGTGATTAAGTGCCAATTAggattataataatttattatcACCAATAGTAAACATTATTTTCACACAGGAGCATATGTTGAAAGCCTTGGAACTTCGGCCCAGTGACCCATATCTTTATAACTACTACGGCAGATACGTCTACGAGGTAAATTTTGGTTTCTGTTATTAAACAACATCTAATACTTTCCTAGGTTGTTGCTTTATCtttatgttaatattattatgataaacgtctaaaaattgttttagcaaTTCTCACATCTTGATGCCACAGCGTTTcaaattttcttaaatttttcttacaatgtttggCACCAGATTGCTACGCTGAGTTGGATTTTACGCAAGGCTGCTTCGGCCCTCTACGGTGAGCCCCCGTCTGGTACGATAGACGAAGCCCTGGAAAATTTCCTGAAAGCAGAAAAACTGCAACCAGAATTCTTTAGTACAAATGCACTCTACGTTGGAAAGGTGAGTAGCGGAACAAAGTTCTACAATGGACTTAATTTGattcatcaatttttttttgtagttctAACTTTCTTGTGTTTCAACCAGTTTTGGAGGACACAATAGGTGTGCAAAAAAGCTGCTGGCTGATAAACTGGCATTCGAGTTGCTGTGTATGTTGGCGATGGTCATGTCAACAGGGGTGCGCTTTGGCGGCGGTTACCAAAAGCTGTTTCGgctgttggtcgttggttctgctggtcagactgaacgataaccgagttgtgagctcggttaccgttttggttatgacgtcagaaacaattattggttacagccaCCAAAAGGCAAACCCTGGTTACATGTGGTGATACACTGTAGCAGATTGCATTTCAACAGGCAATAAGCCATTTCGTTGTTAGATTTTAATACTGTCAGGTACATTGACGCGCTTGATCAtaagttaccacttaaatttaaacttctcagactatcgagacagttgctatgtcacatgtttAGGGGCttgcttttgctttgtttcgtaagagacggtgaacacccatacatgATTCTGAATGGATGCTTATGACACAAAGATACCAtggaccttatcgcaaataccattgtGCAAGCGCatactgttgaatgaggtgcattgtgggatagataccagctagaccacaatgcacctaattcgaagctttacgcgcgcacctcagtatttgcgaaaaggtctatggtctACTCATCTGGAAGTTGCTTCACAAAggcttgccccgaaccatttgTTATATCAACTGTCTCTGTAGTCTGAGGAATTGAAATGTAAGGAGTACATTGTGcttaagcaagtcattgtaccgacattattcaaatgtacatgtaac encodes:
- the LOC139937527 gene encoding regulator of microtubule dynamics protein 1-like, with product MMFKNLHVKDFFALGVGIFVGVCGAVLSSRWRRPTASSTELRLEKLTESIVGLQQEWREFREAVGSGGATSLKRANSGFISIHASSGEEDDDFFEEAYEGFTTPPVALLYKDAEETTEFEGETDLELLAFLREIDKLFLGTEEEHETALEKLLAKRLQYSSNVHFMWRLAKAHFLASDIATKNGDDATKKKLVFEGKDYAFQAIAIEDQSADAHKWYGLLIGLATDYVSNQERIKLGYDFKEHMLKALELRPSDPYLYNYYGRYVYEIATLSWILRKAASALYGEPPSGTIDEALENFLKAEKLQPEFFSTNALYVGKCYLQKRDTKKAVEWFQKTLNIPGSSADELKSKEEAQLYLRKYT